One Hippoglossus hippoglossus isolate fHipHip1 chromosome 5, fHipHip1.pri, whole genome shotgun sequence genomic window carries:
- the LOC117761883 gene encoding leucine-rich repeat neuronal protein 1-like — protein sequence MALSSQHWPPFIWLCLGLLLGFLSPIHGKECPCLCVCEIRPWFTPQSTYKEAITVDCNDLRLTHIPTNLSTDTQVLLLQSNAISHTNGELEVLFNLTELDLSQNNFSTVEAVGLTSMNHLTTLHLEENQISQLPDHCLGNLSNLQELYINHNQINSISPRAFAGLRSLLRLHLNSNRLHVIDNRWFEETPNLEILMIGENPVIGLLDMNFKPLGSLRSLVLAGMDLIDVPANAFVGLDTLESISFYDNKLVRIPQLALQKVPNLKFLDLNKNPVHKIQEGDFRNMLRLKELGINNMMELVSIDRYALDNLPELTKLEATNNPKLSYVHRLAFRDMPSLESLMLNNNALTALYQHTVEVLPNLREISLHSNPLRCDCVIEWMSSNRTTVRFMEPLAMLCSSPTELKGQLVREVRLLESLEQCLPLISHDTFPSHLNLELGMSVSLDCRAMAEPEPEIYWVTPLGTKITIDTVSGRYHLSREGTLRLTHVQVEDSGRYTCVAQNTEGADTRVATIRINGTLLDSAQVMKIFVKQTESHSILVSWKVNSNVMSSNLKWASATMKIDNPHITYTARVPVDVHEYNLTHLQPATEYEVCLTVSNVHLQTHKSCVNVTTRSATFALDLSEQHPSAAVLAVMATMLAFISLATVGIYMARRWKRKNYHHSLKKYMLKTSSIPLNELYPPLINLWEVDGEKDKDGGTEGKPSPVDTTRSYYMW from the coding sequence ATGGCGCTCAGCTCTCAGCATTGGCCTCCTTTTATCTGGCTGTGCCTGGGATTGCTTCTTGGCTTCCTGTCGCCCATACATGGCAAAGAATGTCcttgtttgtgcgtgtgtgagattCGCCCTTGGTTCACCCCCCAGTCGACCTACAAGGAGGCAATTACAGTGGACTGCAATGACTTGAGGCTCACGCACATCCCCACCAACCTGTCAACAGATACCCAGGTGTTGCTGCTTCAAAGTAATGCCATCTCGCACACCAACGGAGAGCTGGAAGTACTGTTCAACCTGACAGAGTTGGACCTATCTCAGAACAACTTTAGCACTGTGGAAGCAGTGGGCCTCACAAGCATGAACCACCTGACCACTCTGCATCTAGAGGAGAACCAGATCAGTCAGCTGCCAGATCACTGCCTGGGAAACCTCTCCAACCTCCAGGAGCTCTACATCAACCACAACCAGATTAATTCCATCTCTCCTCGCGCATTTGCAGGCCTGCGCAGCTTACTTCGCCTTCATCTCAACTCCAACAGGCTGCATGTCATAGACAACCGCTGGTTTGAAGAAACACCTAACCTCGAGATCCTCATGATTGGGGAGAACCCAGTCATTGGCCTCCTGGACATGAACTTCAAGCCTCTAGGAAGCCTGAGGAGTCTGGTTCTGGCTGGCATGGACCTGATTGATGTGCCAGCTAATGCATTTGTAGGTTTGGATACCCTGGAAAGTATTTCCTTCTATGACAACAAACTGGTCAGAATCCCTCAACTGGCACTTCAGAAAGTCCCCAATCTGAAATTCttggatttaaacaaaaatccAGTTCACAAGATCCAGGAAGGAGACTTCAGGAACATGCTACGTCTGAAGGAGTTGGGCATCAACAACATGATGGAGCTAGTGTCTATCGACCGCTATGCTCTTGACAACCTACCAGAACTGACCAAGCTGGAAGCCACAAACAACCCTAAACTGTCTTATGTCCACAGGCTGGCCTTTAGGGACATGCCTTCCCTGGAGAGCCTGATGCTAAACAATAACGCTCTCACTGCCCTTTACCAGCACACTGTGGAGGTGCTGCCTAATCTGCGGGAGATCAGTCTGCACAGCAACCCATTGCGCTGCGATTGTGTCATTGAGTGGATGAGTTCTAATAGGACCACAGTACGCTTCATGGAGCCTCTGGCCATGCTGTGCAGCTCCCCAACTGAACTCAAGGGCCAACTGGTTCGAGAGGTGAGGCTCTTGGAGTCCTTGGAGCAGTGCCTCCCCCTCATATCCCACGACACCTTCCCCAGCCACTTGAACCTTGAGCTGGGCATGAGTGTCAGTCTGGATTGCAGGGCCATGGCTGAGCCAGAACCAGAGATCTACTGGGTGACTCCTCTTGGGACTAAAATCACTATAGACACAGTGTCAGGGCGTTACCACTTGAGCCGTGAGGGGACCTTGCGGTTGACTCACGTGCAGGTGGAAGATTCAGGTCGTTACACCTGTGTGGCCCAGAACACAGAGGGGGCTGACACCAGAGTCGCCACCATCCGTATAAACGGCACCCTTCTTGACAGTGCCCAAGTGATGAAAATCTTTGTCAAGCAGACTGAGTCCCACTCGATCCTGGTTTCCTGGAAAGTCAACTCAAATGTTATGTCCTCCAATCTGAAGTGGGCCTCAGCCACCATGAAGATCGACAACCCGCACATCACCTACACAGCTCGCGTCCCTGTAGACGTTCATGAGTACAACCTCACACACCTTCAGCCTGCCACTGAGTATGAGGTGTGCCTCACAGTCTCCAACGtccacctgcagacacacaagtcTTGCGTTAATGTGACAACACGTAGCGCCACCTTTGCCCTGGACCTGTCTGAGCAGCACCCAAGTGCGGCTGTGCTTGCTGTCATGGCAACCATGCTGGCCTTCATCAGCCTGGCAACTGTAGGCATCTACATGGCCCGCagatggaagagaaaaaacTACCACCACTCTCTGAAGAAATACATGCTGAAGACCTCCTCCATCCCCCTTAACGAGCTCTACCCTCCCCTCATCAACCTGTGGGAGGTTGACGGTGAAAAGGACAAAGATGGTGGCACAGAGGGGAAACCCTCTCCTGTCGACACCACACGTAGCTATTACATGTGGTGA